The genomic DNA CAATGGCCGAACTCCTAGGTAGTGGCTCTTTTCCAAGACCATTTGGGCATCTCCCTCTCCCTTATAAGGTTAGCTCTTTTATATGCAGTTATTTATTTCTCAAAGAAAATTTATTGAGATCAAGTCTGTTATAATTTGTGGCTTTTGATTGCTAGGCACCTCATTCACATAGAGAAACTAATGACTATATCGATGGTGAAACAAGTGAGGGAAAGgcagaaaaggaaagaaagatgagAGGAAGTTAAAAGGAATGCTCATACTGAGATACAGTTTCTGCAAGAAAGATTACAAAAGGAAATGGAAGTGAAATTAAAAGAGCAGTTAGAAGCTTTTAAAGGAGAGTTATTAGGCGGCTTAAACATTGTTTTAACTCAGATACACCAATGTTACCCGAAAATAGCAATTTCGACCCTGTTTAGCATTCCAAAGACAAATGATGTGCAAGCTGATGCACGTTCTTTTGTTGAGAtcaaagaaggaaaagaagaaaatactcataaaaagcTACGTGAGAAAGGTAATTCAAACTAGTTTTCATAGTGCATAGTTTCACTTGGTTAAATcactaacatatttttttaatgttttttttgcttattgTAGAAATTCAACCTGTGGACAACCTCGCTGAAGTGAAACCGAAGAAACACACACAGAAGCCTAGGGGCCTATGTCCAAGTGGCTCAAAGCCTGAAGTCCTTGAAGTGCAACAGGAGAAACCACGCATCATAGGAAATAAGCGTAAGGTCTCATGGGGCTCCATGTTTGAAGTGTTTGGTGACCAAGAGAAAATTGCCTCCAGCCCTCATCTAGCACCAAAATCAGTTGACCAAGAGGAAGTCGTTGATCAGTATATACAAAAGAGGTAAGTTCACTCCacataattactttttttactttataGTCGAAAATTTTAGGAAAGacatattaattttcattttaaaattatatagcAAGTCAAAAGAACACCAggccaaaaaaatcaaagttgagAAGGATCATGATATGCTTGAGAATCCGCCGagttctttttctctcttatggtaaatcttctttgtttaatatattttttagttttgcgttatttattattaagttaaaaatgtatatttcaGGGATAAGTTTGGCAAAAATTTTAAAGAAGTAGATCGAAATTCTGGTGTTAATAAAATGGCTATTAAAGCATGGAACTCCATGAATAATGAAGTAAGTCCTCTAGTATATAACAACACATGCAATGCAATATGATCAACTTAAGTAAGATTTgtcttttaaaattgattatattatttaatcagGATAAACAACATTATTTGGATAAAGCAGCTAAGCGCAAGGCAAAACATGAGAAACTTAAGAAAAAAGGTACTATGTTTATCccaaatttaattgattttatgttattgaactcaatttctaataatattcttattttatgaattatctTTGCTTATTCTTTTGGTGTGTTTGATTGAATAGGCTGACTAGAATTGAATTGTTATTCATGTGACACCTTAAGATTAGTGGCCACTATGAAGACATCCTCCACTGAATCTATGATAGCCACCAAATTCTGCAATCTTGCAGGCAGAACATTATGAAGATGATTGCGGATAAGCAACGGCACAAGACAAAGGAGATTAAAGAGAAGGCTTGCATTTCTCATGTGCAGCTTGATGACCTTAAAGAGAAGGGGAAATTGTGTTGGATGAAAACTTAATTGTAATCATTTTTGTATGTAATTCAAATTGTGTTGTATAGTTTAAATTGTGTTGCATAGTTTATTTTCGTCATGCAAGAATAAGAACAGAGAAGAGGGGAACTTTTATAGAGTATGTAATTCAAACTAGTTATTAAAACTTGTATCTAATATTGgttaattcaaatatgaatgAAGTCTAAGCAAAGACAAAtttagtaaattaaaaaaaattagtttatacaATTTTGCGACACTTTTTACAACtcctcaaaaattataaatgtaacacttttttattgttacaaGTGATACAAAAAGTGTTACAATAAGGTACCATTTGCGACACTTTTTGATTGTTACAGATAGTACTATAAAATGTAACTAAAACACTTTAGTAACACGGGCTTTACCTAACAATTGTTCAAGTGTTgctaaatttaattagtaacatttttcttgatttagttacaattttcaaGTGTTACCAATTGCCATTATTGTAGTAGTGATAGAGATTATCACGAGTTTATTACTTGTACTAGCGAAAAGATAGACATTTACATGCTCGTTTATATGCTCTTTTTATTGTgctaacatttgaaaattatgaacggtattttttttatgaaattttgattttgattaaaagtaaaaatataaatactttttgttttcaaattataacaaatcaaactaaccatgattatttatttcaatgacaccaaagatataacaaaaaaaataatttaaattaattttttttaatgacaccaacaaagatctttattatagaaaaagttatttaaagtataattgggataatgaaaaaaaataagtataaatatactcatctagtttcttaaactttttaaaggataaagaaaaaattggacatatatatactcatatcGCGTTTGTCAcacttttattttcatatcttttactcttatctatttgttacatgtgtttttgtatttaaagttaagggtaattttggaaagagaaaaagtcaatccaaaaaaaccaaaacatgtcattttctttaagaattatatattaaaatatcacaaaatgaaaaagaaaaattggggGGAATAAAATTAGAAACCCTAAATTGTTCTTCTATTCCcaaattgaagagaaaattctcaaattgaaaaacacaagaacaaATTCGAAGATGTTCATCTTCCTTCCAAATTCATTTTCGTCTTCATATTaatttgtaatttaattttatgatatttttaatatataatttttaattaaaatggtATGGAAATGAGGTGTAAAATGATGTACCATGTAGAAAATGACATGTAGGATCCACATTATTAATGAGCATGCTACATCATCATGAGAAAAGGGGgaccaaatttttattttatttttttgaaattaggGGATCAAAATGCTAGTTTTAAAAAATGGGATATCAAAagttaacaattttaaaaataggaggatcaaaattgcatttaaaccaaaaaaattattaatgcttctttcaaaagaaaaattattagtATTCTAAAAGCTAAAAGGCATGCACTAACATATCATTATATCCATTTTATGTACGGAGTTGGCTAAGAAAATGATCTTCATTACCTCTCATATTTATAGAGAAGACAATCATTATGTTGATAGAATCTCTTCGATTGGTTGCAAAATACTGATTTTGGTTGGTGGGATACTACTCCCTCTTCTACAtggatttatttattgataGGTTAGACTTTCAAgattgttgtatttttgtacCCTTAACCGTTTATGTGTTCCAAAAGCCCTTGTATAAGTGGTAGTTTTGGGATGACAACATAATTGAGATTTCCCTTTAAAGAAAACACGATTGGAATTTCATCACTATCATATGTTTTTTCACTatattttttgcttaaaaaacaTGATATTGATTAATCACAACTAGTGTTCAAATACACACATGAAATTATGGTTAATGACAATCAAAATATGCTTAAAAAACATGATATTGATTAATCACAACTAGTGTTCAAATACACACTTGAAATTATGGTTAATGACAATCATAATATGATTATGACAGTTTTAAATATAacctaaaaattaataatttgaatttttcttactCTATATGATGTGAATTTCAAATTGGTCATCTTAATTCTTTCAAGTTATTCAAATTGGTCATCTTAACATGTATTTATTATTCACTTTTTGCAATTTGGTccttatatttttctaattttgcaAATAAGTTCCATATTTTGCAAATTTTCCAATTTGCTCctatttattgtttaaaaatgcTAACCTTGTCCGTGTgaatattcaaaatttgtaaATTGATCcctaaaatttacaatttttcaatttgatccatcatttttcatatttaaaaattcatcCATCAactatttaaaagtttaaatttgactcaaatcttttaaaattctcactttaaatcttttttactgtataattacactttttttccaaaacttttaaaatttatcaagaatgcaaaattttattcctctatccaaataaatatatttatgttgttgtcttttgtttgttttatattcttttgtttgtttgagacgTTGTTGTTTGTCGTGTGAAGACAATTTCATTGTTGTGTCATATCATTGTTTTATGTCTGTTTGGTCTAGGTTTAacccatatatttttttcttttaagttttagtcCATAGtttgtattttgagttttaatctgtagtttaaattttattttttattaaagtatcACAGCCGTATCATatcttgaatttaaaaaaaaaaaaaaaaacatatcaatgTATCGAGATCTTATCGTAATCGTATCATATCGTGTATCTTGACACATTGTTCACCACTGCTATTTAGCTTCATAAATGTTAGTGTCACCATTTATGATGCCAATAGCATCTACTAAATCTAacataaatgtattttttttcaattattttattttacacaaTTTAGCTTCAGTCTGGTAAATGCTAGAAAGTGGTATACTTTTTGACGCTAATTAGCATTAACATATTTTGAAgctaattttaatgttttttactCCATCCGTTACGAATGTTGTTTTAACCAATTGCACACAAATTAAGATATGCATTGattgaaagaaagagagatgttgtaccaaaaaaaataaaaagagatgttattttaccgaattattttaatcaactattagtttgtttttcattaaagaaaaaataatactttggaagtagtgtatataatattaattgaaaaatacaattgaaaagaaaaaattattattgcattgaaaattgaaaatgacagtcattttgaaacaaatttttttgattaaaacgAAACTCATTTTAAATAGAGGAGTAAAACATAACGGTTCTCATTCTCTCAACcaaaaaattcttcttcctcctctctCTTCTCGAATCTGATGTTTTCTCTTAACTAAAGTGCTGCATTTACCTTCCCTTTTTTTTGACTTATTCTTCTTAATTTTCTAAACCTTGTTgctaatttgaaattttgatttttacttGTATTTCATTATTCTCATATGAAATTGATTATATTCTAAAGGTTAGTATATAACGTAGCTTAAAATGATCAATATATAAAACAATGAtcaatatttttgtatatatgaaATTGATTATATTCTAAGGTTAGAATTCTCtgttaaaagaagaaataaaaaaataatttctttgagTGGATTGAATTCTAAGTTTCCAATTCctaatgtgttttttttctttttcaaaatccaagcttttcaattttatttggttaattttttttccttgccATTATATCAATTATTGTCActgatttttttgtcttttcaaaTATACCTTCTTTTTAGCTTTGGTCCaagtgttttgttttagtccccACAAATTTGCTCATATTGGAATTGGTACCGTAAATGTATAATATTAAAACTTGTTCGAGTGCAATTCCACGTTTCCAATTCctaatgtgtttgtttgttaaGGGTTGCTCATTTTGATGCATCTTTGCTTCATTTGGTTTATTTCTTATGTGGAGGATTCTACAGCAAAACCATGAGGCAATGTGGTTGTGGGGAATGTCAGTGACTTGTGAGTTATGGTTTTCATTTTCATGGCTTCCTAAGCTGTGTCCAGTTACTAGAGTTACTGATTTGTCCTATTTTGAAAGAACAGTCTGATCTCCCTGGAATTGCAGTTGAAAAGGAAGATAAAGAGATGAAAATTTAAACAGAGTTCCACAactaaattattgaattttcATTTATAGCATACTCATTCATTTGTACATGACCATGATTCTTGTTTATCTTTTGGATATCGATGAACTGCTGCAACTGCTTTGTATATGGAtgattgtataattaattaaattttcacaATTTTGGAACATATACTGACATTGATACATTTTTCATGCAAGTGTTTGTTTTgacattattattttgattttgttttaacaTTTTTGCTCTTGCCGCAACGCAACCATCGGAAATTATTTGAGATTGATAAGGTATTATGTTTTGTAGGCCGCTGAAACTGGTACCTTACAGGGAATATGCTATTTGTGTCT from Medicago truncatula cultivar Jemalong A17 chromosome 8, MtrunA17r5.0-ANR, whole genome shotgun sequence includes the following:
- the LOC11409632 gene encoding uncharacterized protein, with amino-acid sequence MEVKLKEQLEAFKGELLGGLNIVLTQIHQCYPKIAISTLFSIPKTNDVQADARSFVEIKEGKEENTHKKLREKEIQPVDNLAEVKPKKHTQKPRGLCPSGSKPEVLEVQQEKPRIIGNKRKVSWGSMFEVFGDQEKIASSPHLAPKSVDQEEVVDQYIQKSKSKEHQAKKIKVEKDHDMLENPPSSFSLLWDKFGKNFKEVDRNSGVNKMAIKAWNSMNNEDKQHYLDKAAKRKAKHEKLKKKG